Within the Arachis duranensis cultivar V14167 chromosome 10, aradu.V14167.gnm2.J7QH, whole genome shotgun sequence genome, the region GGGAATGGGGCATTTAATCAAAGAGAGAGTATACATCTCTGTGTGTTCATCACAGGCATGCATGACACATGGCTGGGGGCACAAATTgaacggtccgatttgtgtaccttCCCAGCCCctaatcggaccgtccgattacTGTCttcaaatcggaccgtccgatttcttCATCGCAGCCATCACACCTGCGTGAAGCACCATGAAATCCCATATGCGTGTGATACACCATCTTCTTCccaatatgaaaaataaaaaagtgacaTTGTAcacgtttaaaattttttgagactgaaataagaaatttaaaacTTTATAGGAATGAAATAAGATGTTGGAGTGTTAGGAACTAAATTAGAAGTTGATCTAAAAATTAGAgaccaaaataatactttacccttttgaataaaaataaggaTAAATCTCTACAACCAAGTAATTTACTTAACCAAGTCCAACAAAGTTATTTGCATACACTGATACACGCATGCACGTTCTTCACCCTGTTGTTGcgtttcttcttctatttcttcttctttatttttctctttcgttATCATTATTACCACCACACCACAACGTCTCcccctcttcctccttcttttctCATTGGAATTTTTACTCCTCCTTCCTTTATCGTCATTGTCACTACCACCACCTCcatttccttcttctctttcttttctcatttgaatttttttgatctcctccttcttttttctcctcctcctcctgctcctcctccatcatcattattatcatcatcgtcatcttcTTATATGAAtaacagaaaaaaagaaaaaaaaaagaagaaaaaatatattaaaaaagacatttttgtgcttttgtagcaaaatttcagtgtaaaaactaagaaaattatgtgttattgttaagaaatttcGGTATATTTGTATTCtgataagttttgcataatttaaaactctttctcttcttcctcttcatcctctacttctttttcttcttgttttaccttctcaagtttcttcttgttttattctcttaacaagaataaaaacaaaaaaaatatcaaacaaagaagaagaagaaacacataatgctataaaattattaggaagaggatgaacttacatccattcaactaaaaaaaagaaataagggaaaaaaagaagaaaaaaaagtagcattaaagaaaatatttttgtgatttgtagcaaaatttcggtataaaaattaagaaatttatgtgttattgttaagaaaattcagtatatttttattttgataagttctgcataattcaaaactcttccttttcctcctcctcctcttctgcttcttcttcttcttcttcttcatattcttcttatttcattttcttataattcttcttatttcattctcttaagagaaataaaacaaaaaaagaaaaaaaagcaatgctgtaaaattactaggaagaaaaggaggaaaagaaaaaatgcagcaacaacaacaataaaaaaaacgaTGATAGAGAGAAAACAcgcgaagaaaaagaaggaacgtgaagaagaaggaaattcAGTCTTTGTTTGTGTGCTTATTTTCGACTGAGTTTGTGTATTacaatcattaagtaattttggtgcATTTCTAAATTAATTGATGTGAATTCTGGGTTTAATTTCAGAGTTAATTGATGTGCATTCTGAAAATAAGCTCAGACCAAAAGTGCACCTTATTTAGATCCAGaatacaccaaaattaaatCTAGAATGcaccgaaattacttaatgataactctattaaaaaattgtgtcacaattaaaaaatttcagtgTCAAAATTGAGAAGTTTCTGTGTAATggctaaaaattttttgttttatgaagGTTCTAGAAGGTTTAGAGAAGGGAAGGGGTTTTAAATCTATAgccttctttaattttgaattattaagCCTTTTATCAGAGAACTTTAAACCTGATTTCTATTGATCTGCGCAAGCGAATAAATCAGGAGACAAATTCATTTTATCTCATAAAAACcagaaaacaaaactaaaacagagaggaagaagaagaagatgacacAGCCATATATCCTAGTTCAgttgccttgtgcaatgcaacctacatccagtctccactaCAACGTTGGTGGAATTTTTACTATAATCCaaatattacatacaccaattccctATGACTCAACTCAATCCTATCTGGGCATACAAGTTTCAACTCAAACTTGACTTGGATATGCTAATACCTAGACTCACCACACTAAGTTCTTACCCAACTTAGTAAAAAATACCTCTCAAGTATATGACACAAGACAAAAAATACAACCgaaagaaatctgaaatcactcttgacttttctctcaagtgtatcacttaTCCTTTTTcactctatggctttttctcaatgcctctctttcttgccttttacCTCTCAAAGAAAATGtagaaaaatatacattaaaactaaaatacaacactataaaacatgaaggagataaTGAATAACAGTTTTAACACTATGAACTGAACCCAACAACAGAGCTCAAGACTTTGTTCATCATCTTGGCAGAATGCTCCCTTTAGTGTAGGTGCAAtacttccaagacttcaaaatcAGTAGTGAGGTTTCATTCTTTGCTTTTTGTCTCGGGTTCTCTCTccttgagctttgatgagaatcatttttctttttgtatcttCATCTGAGTCACAGCTTGAGTTCCTTCAGAGTCAACTTCTTGGACTTTGAACTATCAGCGATcattcattctctttttcaatcaaccctAAAAATTAGGAATTTTGGAACTGGTCTTAACATCGTAGCAAACATAGCAGTAGCACCACCAACTTTTCCAATGAGCTTAACAACATCCAAACCATTAGATTTGTGCTTGGccccaaaaaaatatttttggccaTTGATATACAACAGGGATGTTCAGCCAccattttcttcaattttttcaaaatggTGTTGTAGAGAGTAagagaagaagtgaagaaatcAACTTGCATgcaaaaaaaagtatttatctTTAATCTCTGACTTATTTTAACATACCATTGATTAGTGTGATTTGACAATGCTTTCTTGGTTAACCTCTCTCGTTCTTTCTTCTCTGGTGTATGAACTTGGagaagaagctttctttttctttctttctctcactCTTGTTTACCCGAAGTGCACAAGTGAACTTTGGCTGAGATTTGATTCAATGATGCTTAGTAGTGATTGGGCTAGGTTTGTGGATCAACACTTCATTTAGCATGCTTGAGTCCTATAAGTTTCATTGCTTTGGGCTACTACAAATTCATTTGGGCCTACATTACTcaaataaaacaattaaaactCAATTGGATGTTTAACCCAATTACTTAATGTTTgtcataattattaaattaattgtaTTCTAAACTCaacatgttatttttttaatagatccTGCATAACTTaaaactcttcttcctcttccttcatcattatcattttctttttattttactcttttaataagaatacaaaaatcaaacaaaaaagaaaacaatacataatgttacaaaatcaataggaagaggaggagaaaaagaaaagaatgcaaCAATAATAGCAGGAATAAAAAAACGACGACAAGGATGAAACACGAGAAGAAGAATAAATgcgaagaaaaaagaagaacgcaaagaaaaaggagaagaagaaggaggaggaggaggaggaacgtGAGATATGAACATTAGGAGGaacgcaaagaagaagaaaaaacacgaAGAAGAACGGCATGATTTCATGTGCACGTTATATAAGTAGGTTTTGTTGAGTTAGGTTAATTTGGTTGGActttattgacaaaaaaaacttaaatatgtAGCAGGACTGTAAAAATAAGGCGTTTTGAATGTCTAATTAGTAAAAGAatactttatttcaaaatttattttgactGGTTTCCTTCGATCGATAACACAAACATTTTTTTCCAATTATATTAGATGTTCATAAACACACTATTTTTTGAATGTTCAAATATCATAATCCTATCATGTCATACATTATTTTTCAACCTTGTATTCGTAGCTACATCTCTCCATTAATTTGTGATGGAACTATGGAAGAGTGCAAAGAGAAAAGTTTGATGAAACAGAAATCACAAACAATTATGTctgatttattgattttgaatACTACTGTGCTTCAAGTTATAAAGCATCACTTCATAATTCTACTGCTAATAAATAGATACATCATCCTTTTATTGGtacaaaaaacaaagaaagaagtaTATCGTTCCTTTAAAACTCGAGTCGAAAATCTGTTATCTAATGCACAACTCTAGTTAGTATGAAAATCACGtttaaatttgagaaaaattaaactttagTCGAACCATGTTCAAAGAAAGTTAAAATCAGCCAAACACCAActcaagaaaatataaattgaagtattattcatttattctctacaatttaaaaaagtttGGGATTGAATACAAGTTATCTAATATAAACGTAGAAGATGTATAGAACTATAGATCAAACTTTGAGTTCAGCATTTCATCGCTTTCTTCAAAATAAAGTCCCTAACACACAGCGGCAAATGGTACATGATGGCCATTGCGGTAGAGTAATGGCCGTAGGAGAACCACGCTGGTGGCTTCTTCTTCAGGATAGCGGCCACGGTGTGTTTCGCAAACTCATCATTGGGGGTTGACTTTGTTTTCTGAGAAAAATAAGCTCTATCTCGAATTGCGGCTTCAAAAGGCTTGAATAAGTCCCACTCAGGCATGTGGTCGTAGCTAGCTATGGCAGAATTTCCAATATTTGACTTGATAGCTCCAGGGACAACATTGACAACATCAATTCCAAAATGGCTAAGTTCCAATCTATCAGAAAACCAATACAATGGGAAATAAGAAAAACCGCAACGATTTGCCTACATGTAACGGCAAGTATAATAATAAGACAATGCATAAATGACAAACTCAACTAATAAGACAGAGCATAAAGGAAATCAACCAAATAGAAAATTGCAAAAATTGGCTCAGTTGAGCACTAAATCCCATAGTGCATAGTCCAATCGACTATATGTTAACTTTTCCTTAGTTTCATTGCACTTAGTTTTAAGAGCATCTAACTGTGGTGTACTACTTccagttttattaaaatttaaagtatatCACTAATCTAAGGTATAAAGGGGCCTCAAGGAAAGGCATGAACACAATATATAAAGcaacatattatatatttatttttgttttaaaaaaaaaaattggatctGTTTCCATACATTTGTGTCTCTAGTTTATTTGGACAACAGGTTGAATTAATCAAGTCTGAGAATAACACCTTTCTATTTGAAATTCTTTCCAATAGAAGTGGAAATATTTTAACTAAAGCTGAAACACCTGGTAGAACAAAGTGTTTCAGAAAGTCATCCTAAAGAACTTTAAATTAATCAAGTAGTCCTTTGAGTTAGATTAGTCGGATTCTTGTAAGAAGGATGCTAGTGACAAAGACCAAGAAAGCAAGCACTACAAGAGGAAAATGAATGAAACCTTAGGGTATCTGTCAAAGAATGAAGGGCAGCTTTGGACGAAGTATATGCGCCAGACCAAGGTCCAGATGCCATAGCCGTAACGCTTCCAACATTCACAATCTTACCCTGTTTCCTCTTTGCCATATGAGGAACAACAGCCTGAATCATCCTCAAGGCACCTGCATGTCCCCAGTGACATAGAAATTTGATAAGTCCTACACAGACTGTGCTTATCTTCAAATCGTTTCCAGCAACCCAAGCATCGGTCCCCCAAGGTTTTCGGTACTAAAAAGTATTAACAAACAAACAAGCAAACACTTCCCTAACTCCAACACCAAAACCATTCAAAACAATGAACCATTTCATTCCTCTTTGGTTAAgctttagatattttttttcccCATAGTATCCTCTAGCCTAGCAGACTAAAGACTAATCCTTCGCGGATTAGAGCTACATTTAAGGTTTTGCAGCAAGCCAATGGTTACTATATGCACAAGACGAGATTCAAACCTGACACCTGCTAAAGCAAATAAGTAAGCTAACTAATTGACCAGGTTGGTTGGTTTGGTTAAGCTTTAGATTGGAAACCTGAAATTGAATTCCTTGATTTGGAACTAATTAGTCTTATAAAGTTGAAATCCTGATAGATTTAAATTCCCTTCATCAAAGGCTCAAAAGTTTTGTGATGGAATTAActgacataaaaaaaataatatacctGAACTACACTAAACTAACATATCTCTTCTCTTCCCCACGCTTccaaaacaaaagacaaaataGTCAGAAACAAAGTATTGAACAAGTATTATTAAATGCATTCCAAACAAAGAATTGAATTGAACTAAATTGAGTTGTATAATTTAATACCAGTTAATAACACTAGATCCTATATCCACTAAAATCAATCGAACAAACACTGACTTCCGcagtaagaatttcagaaaataCAATGGAATCGAAGACACAAAGTTAGTTAGGGTTAGGGAATACCGAAGACGTTGGTTTCGTAGGTGCTCTGAATCGCAGAGAGAGGAACCTCGGGAAGAGGGCCCACACACTGAACGCCGGCATTGTTGACAAGAACGTCGACACGGCCGAAGTGGGCAATGACGGCGTCGAGAGCACGGCGGACGCTGTCGTCGGACTTGACGTCGAGCTCCTGAAGGAAGAAGCGGGTGTCGTGCTCAAGGTCCGCCATGGTGGAGCGCGACCTGCTGGTGGCGACGACAGCGCACTTGTTGGCTGCGAAGGCGCGTGCAAGCGCGTGGCCTATGCCTCCCTCGGAGCACCCCGTGATGAGTACTATCGGTTTGTTGATGTCTTCGCGGGGATCCATCATTCAGTAGCAGTTGTGACTTGTGAGTACTGAGTATGATGATATTGCGTGTTCAAATTTCGCTGATCGTGgggttttgtttttttattgtttttaattttttatttatccatGTTTTGGGGCTGACATGGAGTCCGGTGCGAATGGGACCAGCATCGGGTGACGTCGTTACAAACGATGAAGCTGCACACATTTTTCCTAACATTTAAGTGCTTAAGTAACTTTACGTAAGTGGTAGACTGGGCGGTACCTATGACTATGAAGAGCACACacgtaaattttaaaaagttatcgGATATGAAAACAagcatatattaataatataatatatttattaatattaaactaataaatatttttaaaaataatcatgTAATACACTTTTTCTTCTAAAAGTAtatagatattaaaaaaataaaatcacaaatttTTATATCTTAATAGAGTTAGTAAGAATTTTgtacattatatatataaaaaaaattatctaaaattatattatttttttatttatgattgatatttttattattagaaaaagtcattctttttaatttcagttcatcaagaaaaaaattagcAACTTCAAGATTTAATTTTTCTCATCAATTGATGAAAAAGCATCTCCAACAATATTCTACATAGATGGTGACAAACGGACCTAAATTCGCTGGGCCGTCCCGTGTAACCCGTCAAAAAGGCGGGTGGGGTTAGAAAATTAAAACCGTCAAGTAGCAAAAGCCCATCTAACCCGTACCACTTAAACCGCGGGCTTGGCGGGGCAGAGCAGGGAGGGCTTTCCGCTGggtttagtattttttagtgagggggtatttttacaattttttggcCAAAACCTAACTTCCTccaacctaacttacaagagtatgaagataaaaTTGAGTggtttggattatgtttatgttactttggagacaatatttataattatgttttaaattatgtttattttgctttggagagaatatttatacttatgttttggatgaaaacttggttaataattatgtttattagatatttataattacaaagattttaaTGTGGGAcggggcggggcggggcgggttTCCACATCATAGTTTTTCCTTTATTGTATTGTGAAGTTTTTcttgaaagaagatgaaaattaGTGTggacaaatactaaaatttatgcACATTTAGGCTTCAacgtgttttttttttagagaATGCATAAAAGAATAAGTGCTCCAATTCCTTTCACAACAAAAAGATGAAGATGGTTGCCCTAGTAGCCTATGAGCAATTGGTTGAAGAAGTTTTTCTTTACCATCATGAATTAGCCACCAAAATTTTGCATTGACTATGCTTCTATCATTTAAGAAGTCATAATCATCAAAGACACCTCTACCATTAGAAAAGCTTGTAAGTTCAATGtgtatttttcttctctcttcttcatcaAGAAAATACCACTTCAAGCATTTAACTCTCTCATTAGTGATCTCAATATCTTGATGAGGAGAAACTCATGTAGGATCTTCTCTCAACCATTAGTGGCTATAATACCTATATAATTAGTGGTTAAGTAGAAATTAGTAATAATTCAATTATCTTcacttataaatataaattataaagtaTAAATATAAAGAGTTACTTTGGATTCAATGAATGTGCTAAACAATGAAGAGGTTTGCTACATTTTGTCCACTCTTAAACAAATATTGCAGCGAGAATTAGACAAACGACAAGAACGGGCGGAAGTGGTGACTGGAGAAGCGATGAACACATCAGCGAGCACGGAAGTAGTGACGACGAGCACGACGAAAGTGGTGACTAGAGAGGTGACAAATGGCAGCGAGCAGCGACGACGAGCACCGCAGAAGTGGCGGCAGTGAAGAGGAGACGCTGGGATTGAGAATAAGTGGGTGTGGAGAGGGACGATGAACACCCACGGCGGTGAGGACCGGAGGTGGCGGTGAGGACCGGAGGTGGCGGTGACGACTAGAGGTGGCAGCAGATCGGCAATAAAGAAAGGGTGAGTGGATGTGGAGCCAGAAAAAATTTAGGGGTCGAGGTGAAAAGTTAGCGTTTTTACCTTTTACAATGCATCTTTTGTAAAAGTaaaattgaagtgaaattttCAAATCACTATTGCGTTGTGTCTGggcagtttttttattttttggataggATACATTTTTGCATGTCGAACGAGTGTCTTTGTGCATCGTGTCCAAAATGTGTCCGACACACCGACACTGCAACTAAATAAAGTGTTTGTACTTCATAAGTCAGTACATATAATGCATTGGGTACCTAACTACCTATCCTTGAAGATGGGTACAGagataataatgaaaatttataaatatccTACCTATAAAATGTCACCTGTGAAAATGGGAGGAGATTTAATCCCCACTCTGTGGAAACTCCTTCCCAAAGATAATTATACTAATGAGATTAGTTGATATATTTGGTTGAATATATTtgactatataaaaaaaagttatcacTTATTCCGAACATTACCTGAAACTGGGTTGTTTTTGGGCTTAGACGTGAGGTCCAGACTCCTTTTAAGGCAGCGTCCGACTTGCATTGGTGCCGAGGTGCCGCCGTTCGAGTTCCTCGTGAGGAGGTGGAGGGTGGTTCCTGCAAGAGACtttgatacttaagttagcaagggttttaagcaggtttttagtggATTGGATTCTGAATATACCTGAGgatgttagtgtatttatagtagaaaaGATAACCATCTTTTTGGAGTAGTTCTACCGTAAGTGGTGGataaccattttttttttagGAAAGTTGTTAAGATCTCCCTTTTAGGTAAATGGGAGATATCTTAGGACTCAGTTACTTATTCAGATAAGTAAGGCTGAACTGTTGTCGTTGCGCCCAACCTCTATGAGGTCAGGTAGGAATGGATAAGGCCACCTTTATTGGATGGGCCTTTAATCATTTTGGGCCTGGCTTTACTTTTTGGGCCAATGTATGAATAGTTTTCCTGCTTGAGTTCGAGCTTTTATGAGGTCGGACTCGAGCATTTTGTGGCTTTGGGATGTTAACACGTCACGTCGGGTAAACTGCCTTTCTGGGATAGGTTGGGTACTCGACGTGCTTTCTAAAATTCAAAACGTTACATCTTTATGTAACGTCACGCATGTTCCTTCTTCGGTTACCTGGTAACCATGCACGCTTTTAATTAGGGGTGCAAAATAACACTTTTGTCTCCAGTGTTTTATAAATACTCaatctttttctctttaatcTTTTTTCGCTTTCTTCATCTCAAGTTGTTTTTTTCATCTTCTCTCCAAAATTCTTCacagctctttttcttcttcaagatTTCTCCTTCCGTTTGCTCGTTTACTTAAGATTTTTGGATTGTACGTGCTTTTGCTGTTTGAAGTAATCTTTTTCCGTTTTGCATTCTTCTTTCCAGGTTGATTTTTGCCCTTT harbors:
- the LOC107469239 gene encoding short-chain dehydrogenase RED1 is translated as MMDPREDINKPIVLITGCSEGGIGHALARAFAANKCAVVATSRSRSTMADLEHDTRFFLQELDVKSDDSVRRALDAVIAHFGRVDVLVNNAGVQCVGPLPEVPLSAIQSTYETNVFGALRMIQAVVPHMAKRKQGKIVNVGSVTAMASGPWSGAYTSSKAALHSLTDTLRLELSHFGIDVVNVVPGAIKSNIGNSAIASYDHMPEWDLFKPFEAAIRDRAYFSQKTKSTPNDEFAKHTVAAILKKKPPAWFSYGHYSTAMAIMYHLPLCVRDFILKKAMKC